In a single window of the Nitrospira sp. MA-1 genome:
- a CDS encoding T3SS effector HopA1 family protein — protein MPCPYKHNGCNGPENSDLVCSACSLDNFLHTIYDKRSEIFSAYDGSGIRQQEFIYGLYEGTQKETPHITDEEKDTQLKGFLKKLCGLSQWASDYFFDRVLIQATDDPREKLKIGPFMKYLHDVYLSKDPRTFSPNLRDDLMEDFYHLWARNEDDEDKQVTQRIYINTREWKTEAALAVFEKIFTSVLFEQGNAKKPNMNIDEAKVAGPAMLGRNDTIIIYLYEESAITDVKKIIEGFEPELMKLIGPKIPPMTQGLIKGKGVAQGAEPPELGFIDKNTPAVNHGDNKSRVMDASSFGSYRSYLIAQIFQEHSKFDSIENFSKAVKQRFWEYGINPNTPHLNEKVLETPQSGPYPT, from the coding sequence ATGCCCTGCCCCTATAAGCATAACGGATGTAACGGACCTGAGAACAGCGATTTGGTTTGCTCTGCCTGCAGCCTGGATAATTTCTTACACACTATCTACGACAAACGATCTGAAATTTTTTCAGCATATGACGGTTCGGGAATACGCCAACAGGAATTCATTTATGGCCTCTACGAAGGGACACAGAAAGAGACGCCTCACATAACTGATGAGGAAAAAGATACACAGCTCAAAGGTTTTTTAAAAAAACTCTGTGGATTATCGCAGTGGGCTTCTGACTATTTTTTTGACCGGGTCTTGATTCAAGCAACTGACGACCCACGCGAAAAGTTGAAGATTGGTCCTTTCATGAAATACTTACATGATGTATACCTTTCAAAGGACCCTAGGACATTTTCACCAAATTTACGCGATGACTTGATGGAAGACTTTTATCATCTGTGGGCACGAAATGAAGATGATGAAGACAAGCAGGTGACTCAACGTATTTATATTAATACGCGGGAATGGAAAACCGAGGCCGCGCTTGCGGTTTTTGAAAAAATATTTACATCCGTGTTGTTTGAACAAGGGAATGCAAAAAAACCAAACATGAACATTGACGAAGCTAAAGTTGCCGGTCCAGCCATGCTTGGACGAAATGACACCATCATTATCTATTTATATGAAGAATCTGCAATCACAGACGTCAAGAAAATTATTGAGGGGTTTGAGCCGGAACTGATGAAACTGATCGGCCCAAAAATTCCACCGATGACCCAGGGTCTGATCAAAGGCAAAGGCGTCGCCCAGGGAGCCGAGCCACCTGAACTAGGGTTTATCGATAAGAATACTCCGGCAGTTAATCACGGAGATAATAAATCTCGGGTGATGGATGCCAGTTCCTTCGGATCCTACCGTTCGTATCTGATCGCTCAAATCTTTCAGGAACATTCAAAATTTGACTCAATTGAAAACTTTTCAAAGGCCGTCAAACAACGATTTTGGGAGTATGGCATTAATCCAAACACACCTCACCTCAATGAGAAAGTACTGGAAACTCCCCAATCAGGTCCTTATCCGACATGA
- a CDS encoding nuclear transport factor 2 family protein, with product MTPSAIVRAWVEAFNRADAEALAGFYTEDAVNHQVANDQVVGRAAIHKMFEEEFAKAEMCCIVERIFEIDDWAILEWRDPLGLRGCGFFQVLDDKIVFQRGYWDKLSFLRLHGLPIPDKL from the coding sequence ATGACACCAAGTGCAATTGTTCGAGCATGGGTAGAGGCATTCAATCGGGCCGATGCCGAGGCACTCGCCGGCTTTTACACTGAAGACGCGGTGAATCATCAGGTGGCGAATGACCAGGTTGTGGGTCGGGCGGCTATTCACAAGATGTTCGAGGAGGAATTTGCAAAGGCGGAGATGTGCTGCATCGTTGAACGCATTTTTGAAATCGATGACTGGGCCATACTTGAGTGGCGGGACCCGCTTGGGTTGCGGGGATGCGGATTCTTTCAGGTGCTGGATGATAAGATTGTCTTCCAACGCGGGTATTGGGACAAGCTGTCATTTCTGCGTCTACATGGTTTGCCCATTCCTGACAAGCTATGA
- a CDS encoding antibiotic biosynthesis monooxygenase, which translates to MNHEHPSSSTLGRGATGVITHRVRDGQQEGYDAWLNEIGPLCRSYPGHLDLQIIRPIPGLTATYTVIIRFDTREHLQEWMSSQDRKRLIEQVRSLLAQDDDFFIRSGLDFWFTPEGARAKVPVRWKQFLVTWSAIYPLVLVIPLVVALVLRQLGVPYNHYLDLLFSTGFVVWVMVYLVMPHYTKLIQRWLFT; encoded by the coding sequence GTGAATCATGAACATCCCTCTTCGAGCACGTTGGGACGGGGCGCCACCGGTGTGATTACGCATCGTGTGCGGGACGGTCAACAAGAGGGCTATGACGCCTGGTTGAACGAAATCGGTCCGCTATGCAGAAGCTACCCGGGCCACCTGGATTTGCAGATTATCCGTCCGATTCCCGGACTCACAGCAACCTATACGGTCATCATCCGGTTTGATACCAGGGAACACCTCCAGGAATGGATGAGTTCACAGGATCGCAAACGACTCATCGAACAGGTGCGATCGCTCCTTGCTCAAGATGATGATTTTTTCATACGCAGTGGTTTGGATTTTTGGTTCACGCCCGAAGGCGCGAGAGCGAAGGTACCTGTCCGCTGGAAACAGTTTCTCGTGACATGGTCCGCCATTTATCCCTTGGTGCTTGTCATTCCGCTGGTCGTTGCCTTGGTGCTTCGGCAATTGGGCGTACCTTACAATCATTATCTGGACTTGCTGTTTAGCACCGGTTTCGTGGTATGGGTCATGGTCTATCTTGTTATGCCGCACTACACCAAACTGATCCAACGCTGGTTGTTTACCTGA
- a CDS encoding carbohydrate-binding protein, translated as MRKKIIGQVQQGTEPPGDWLNVEELAEVEITSEDAAYPIEAALVSGGTTGWRAAGLGKQTIRLLFASPQPLQRIWLDFVETRIGRTQEYVLRWSPDGGQSFREIVRQQWNFSPEGATRQTEDHHVDLPAVTVLELSIIPDTSGGPALASLSQLRLA; from the coding sequence ATGCGCAAGAAAATTATTGGTCAGGTTCAACAAGGAACCGAACCGCCAGGAGACTGGTTGAATGTGGAGGAGCTTGCGGAGGTGGAAATCACCTCGGAGGACGCCGCTTATCCCATTGAGGCAGCGTTGGTGTCGGGTGGAACCACGGGATGGCGTGCCGCAGGGCTCGGGAAGCAGACGATTCGCCTGCTCTTCGCCTCTCCGCAACCGCTCCAGAGGATCTGGCTAGACTTCGTGGAAACGCGCATCGGGCGCACGCAAGAGTACGTCCTGCGTTGGTCGCCGGATGGCGGGCAATCGTTCCGGGAAATCGTGCGCCAGCAGTGGAACTTCAGTCCCGAAGGGGCAACCCGCCAGACGGAAGACCACCACGTTGACCTTCCGGCGGTCACGGTGCTTGAGTTGAGCATCATCCCGGACACCAGTGGGGGACCTGCCCTCGCGTCGTTGTCGCAGTTGCGGTTGGCCTAA